From a region of the Campylobacter showae genome:
- the pglA gene encoding N,N'-diacetylbacillosaminyl-diphospho-undecaprenol alpha-1,3-N-acetylgalactosaminyltransferase, giving the protein MAKFGFLSHADMSIYFFRAPIMRELKRLGHEVFAIAPKGDYTDRLKSEFNCVTYELDRASLNPLTVLENSKKLAEILRGLNLDLLQTSAHKSNVFGTFAAKKVGIKRVINLVEGLGSFYIDNDLKTRLVRAAIETLYKKALKMSDGCVFVNEADPAYFLARGLIAEEKIFKIKSVGVDTLKFDENSVLAANLGEDLRSKKIVLMIARAMWHKGVREFYEAAELLRGRDDCAFIFAGEGFEGNKSTADAKFLTGGAVRYLGARDDVPQLLKASYLLALPSYKEGFPRTVLEAMSMSRAVVASDVAGCNEAVTNGFNGLLCEVKSSADLAAKIEILLNDENLAAQMGRNGRELAVREFDERAVARKYIEIYRKFIDV; this is encoded by the coding sequence ATGGCTAAATTTGGATTTTTATCTCACGCCGATATGAGCATTTACTTTTTCCGCGCGCCGATCATGCGCGAGCTAAAGCGGCTCGGGCACGAGGTTTTTGCTATCGCGCCAAAGGGCGACTACACGGATAGGCTAAAAAGCGAATTTAACTGCGTGACATACGAGCTTGACCGCGCGAGCCTAAATCCTCTAACCGTGCTTGAAAACTCAAAAAAGCTCGCCGAGATTTTACGCGGGTTAAATTTGGATCTGCTACAAACCTCGGCGCACAAATCAAACGTGTTTGGCACCTTTGCCGCTAAAAAAGTGGGCATAAAGCGCGTGATAAATTTGGTTGAAGGGCTTGGCAGCTTTTATATCGATAACGACCTAAAAACCCGTCTAGTGCGCGCCGCGATCGAGACGCTTTATAAAAAAGCGTTAAAGATGAGCGACGGCTGCGTATTCGTAAACGAGGCCGATCCGGCGTATTTTCTAGCTCGCGGGCTGATTGCCGAAGAGAAAATTTTTAAGATAAAAAGCGTGGGCGTGGATACGCTCAAATTTGACGAAAATAGCGTGCTGGCCGCAAATTTAGGCGAGGATCTGCGCAGCAAAAAGATCGTGCTTATGATAGCGCGCGCGATGTGGCACAAGGGCGTGCGCGAGTTTTACGAGGCGGCAGAGCTTTTACGCGGGCGCGATGACTGCGCGTTCATCTTTGCGGGCGAAGGGTTTGAGGGAAACAAAAGTACAGCCGACGCGAAGTTTCTAACGGGCGGCGCCGTGCGGTATCTGGGCGCTAGAGACGACGTGCCCCAGCTTTTAAAGGCTAGCTATCTACTCGCGCTTCCAAGCTACAAAGAGGGCTTTCCCCGCACGGTTTTAGAGGCGATGAGTATGAGCCGTGCGGTCGTGGCTAGCGACGTAGCCGGCTGCAACGAGGCCGTGACGAACGGCTTTAACGGCCTGCTTTGCGAGGTAAAAAGCTCTGCGGATCTAGCCGCAAAGATAGAGATTTTGTTAAACGACGAAAATTTGGCCGCGCAAATGGGGCGAAACGGGCGGGAGCTTGCCGTGCGTGAGTTTGACGAGCGAGCGGTCGCGCGAAAATATATAGAAATTTATAGGAAATTTATCGATGTATAG
- the pglC gene encoding undecaprenyl phosphate N,N'-diacetylbacillosamine 1-phosphate transferase, whose product MYRAFFKRLLDICGAIFLIVLTLPIMAVVAVLIYFKVSKDVIFTQARPGLHAKIFKIYKFKTMSDERGADGELLPDEMRLNGIGKTIRSLSLDELPQLFNVLKGDMSFIGPRPLLVEYLPLYDAEQATRHDVRPGITGLAQVNGRNAISWAEKFKFDARYVRELSFMLDVKIAILTVQKVLKRSGVSKEGMATTEKFNGRN is encoded by the coding sequence ATGTATAGAGCGTTTTTTAAGAGATTACTAGACATTTGCGGCGCGATTTTTTTGATCGTGCTGACGCTGCCGATTATGGCGGTCGTCGCGGTTTTGATATATTTTAAGGTTAGCAAGGACGTCATTTTTACGCAGGCGCGCCCGGGTTTGCACGCTAAAATTTTTAAAATTTACAAATTTAAAACGATGAGCGACGAGCGCGGCGCGGACGGCGAGCTGCTACCCGACGAGATGCGCCTAAACGGTATCGGCAAGACTATCCGAAGCCTCAGCCTTGATGAGCTGCCCCAGCTTTTTAACGTGCTAAAAGGCGATATGAGCTTCATCGGGCCTCGTCCGCTTTTGGTCGAATACCTGCCTCTTTACGACGCCGAGCAAGCGACCCGCCACGACGTGAGACCGGGTATCACGGGTCTAGCGCAGGTAAACGGCCGCAACGCGATCAGCTGGGCGGAGAAGTTTAAATTTGATGCGAGATATGTCCGCGAGCTTAGTTTTATGCTGGACGTGAAAATCGCGATTTTAACCGTGCAAAAGGTCTTAAAACGAAGCGGCGTGAGCAAAGAGGGTATGGCTACGACGGAGAAATTTAATGGCCGCAACTAA
- the pglD gene encoding UDP-N-acetylbacillosamine N-acetyltransferase yields the protein MAATKIYVYGFSGHGAVVADVARACGYGEVVFLDDAKFDGKSVLKFDPSLEKADMIVAIGDNKIRRILQERVKNADFRVAHLIHPGAVVSKSAQIGEGAVVMPNAVINARAVIGEGAIINTGAIIEHDCEIGDFAHISPNAALAGGVIVGQNTHVGIGSCVIQCVKIGTNCIIGAGSVVVRDIADGSVAYGNPAKVR from the coding sequence ATGGCCGCAACTAAAATTTACGTTTACGGCTTTAGCGGGCACGGAGCCGTCGTCGCGGACGTGGCTAGAGCCTGCGGATACGGCGAGGTCGTGTTTTTAGACGATGCCAAATTTGACGGTAAAAGCGTCCTCAAATTTGACCCGAGTCTGGAAAAAGCCGACATGATCGTGGCTATCGGAGATAATAAAATCAGACGAATCCTGCAAGAAAGAGTAAAAAACGCCGACTTTCGCGTTGCACACTTGATCCATCCAGGTGCGGTAGTAAGCAAGAGCGCGCAAATAGGCGAGGGCGCGGTCGTGATGCCAAATGCCGTCATAAACGCGCGCGCGGTGATAGGCGAGGGTGCGATAATAAACACGGGCGCGATCATCGAGCACGACTGCGAGATCGGCGATTTCGCGCATATTAGCCCAAATGCGGCGCTAGCAGGCGGTGTGATAGTGGGGCAAAATACCCACGTAGGCATAGGTTCATGCGTCATCCAATGCGTAAAAATCGGCACAAACTGCATCATCGGAGCGGGCAGCGTCGTCGTAAGAGATATCGCAGACGGCAGCGTCGCCTACGGCAATCCAGCTAAAGTTAGGTGA
- the pglE gene encoding UDP-N-acetylbacillosamine transaminase: MQRIFLSPPHMSGKEQEYINEVFKSNYIAPLGEYVNKFEASVANYAGAPDALALNSGTSAIHLALRVLGIGAGDVVLASTFTFMASVSPILYQGATPVFVDSDESWNLSPELLKKAIANSPKKPKALVVTHLYGQAAKMKEICEICEQENIAVVEDAAEALGGFLNGKALGTFGRLGAYSFNGNKIITTSGGGMLVGERDLVEKARFYSTQAREPFLHYEHKDYGYNYRLSNVLGAIGTAQMEVLEQRVMKKREIFEKYKKELPELEFMPEIANSRGNRWLTTALFKEKGAHLRVIEALAKENIESRPLWKPMHMQPVFEGALAFTDGTSEDMFARGICLPSGTAMGDEEFARVVKIVKENL; the protein is encoded by the coding sequence ATGCAAAGAATTTTCCTAAGCCCGCCACACATGAGCGGCAAAGAGCAAGAGTATATAAACGAGGTTTTTAAGAGCAACTATATCGCGCCGCTTGGCGAATACGTGAATAAATTTGAAGCAAGCGTGGCAAACTATGCGGGCGCGCCCGATGCGCTGGCGCTAAATTCCGGCACGTCGGCGATCCACTTGGCGCTAAGAGTGCTTGGTATCGGCGCGGGAGACGTAGTGCTAGCATCTACGTTTACCTTTATGGCGTCCGTTAGTCCGATACTTTATCAAGGCGCTACGCCCGTTTTTGTCGATAGCGACGAAAGCTGGAATCTAAGCCCCGAGCTACTAAAAAAGGCGATCGCAAATTCGCCTAAAAAACCAAAAGCGCTCGTCGTAACGCACCTTTACGGACAGGCGGCAAAGATGAAAGAGATCTGCGAGATCTGCGAACAAGAAAACATCGCCGTCGTCGAGGACGCGGCCGAGGCGCTGGGCGGCTTTTTGAACGGCAAAGCGCTGGGCACGTTCGGACGGCTGGGCGCATATAGCTTTAACGGTAACAAAATCATCACTACAAGCGGCGGCGGCATGCTAGTGGGCGAAAGAGATCTCGTCGAGAAGGCGAGATTTTATAGCACTCAAGCTAGAGAGCCGTTTTTGCACTACGAGCATAAAGACTACGGCTACAACTACCGCCTGAGCAACGTCCTAGGCGCGATCGGAACGGCGCAGATGGAGGTGCTCGAGCAGCGCGTGATGAAAAAACGCGAAATTTTTGAAAAGTACAAAAAAGAGCTTCCCGAGCTTGAGTTTATGCCTGAGATAGCAAATTCCCGCGGCAACCGCTGGCTAACGACCGCTCTGTTTAAAGAAAAAGGCGCGCATCTACGCGTGATAGAGGCGCTTGCGAAGGAAAATATAGAAAGCCGTCCGCTTTGGAAGCCGATGCATATGCAGCCTGTGTTTGAGGGGGCGCTAGCGTTCACGGACGGTACTAGCGAAGATATGTTTGCACGCGGTATCTGCCTGCCTAGCGGCACTGCGATGGGGGACGAAGAATTTGCGCGAGTAGTAAAAATCGTAAAGGAAAATTTATAA
- the pglF gene encoding UDP-N-acetylglucosamine 4,6-dehydratase (configuration-retaining): MFKATKLKRLAFFLGFDVAIFVASFYLAYLLRFSGVLPDYFRGGLVAGCATMVVLKLFFMWLFKIYKVPWRFFGLNEARKIFLVHLCAIVCFWIVYFAAPSLFNPFPRSVIFIDAVISCLLIGNLRIAKRMFLDFSKKPHTGEPCVVIGATSKALHVLKGLRQGYIDLYAVGVVDGRSDLVGTYCDGFLVQPKSQIANLIKEYNVKTAIIALALGQDELAELFDELTAYGIRDIKIFSMFGTGKDAIKDISIEDLLARKPKDLDSTAVEKFLGGKVVLVTGAGGSIGSEICKQCLKFGVSKLIMIDHSEFNLYKIGEITHSDKTVSKMINIVNEADLRTVFEEFRPQIAIHAAAYKHVPLCEANPKAAVVNNIIGTKILIDLSIEYGVSKVVMISSDKAVRPTNIMGATKRVCELYALNSNLPAKTEIVAVRFGNVLGSSGSVIPKFKEQIENNKPLTVTHPDITRYFMLVSEACQLVLQAASIAKGGELFVLDMGEPIKIADLAKKMLILSNKEHLGVEFVGLRPGEKLYEELLINKDDVKTEFQSIFVTHSSKYDVAKLNEQIKNLTHADDVAAGLKEIVPEFNHALNKE; encoded by the coding sequence ATGTTTAAGGCGACGAAGCTAAAGCGGCTTGCGTTTTTTCTGGGCTTTGACGTCGCGATATTCGTCGCGTCGTTTTATCTGGCGTATTTGCTTAGATTTAGCGGCGTGCTGCCTGATTATTTTAGAGGCGGACTGGTCGCAGGCTGCGCTACGATGGTGGTTTTAAAGCTATTTTTCATGTGGCTTTTTAAAATTTACAAGGTGCCGTGGAGATTTTTTGGACTAAACGAAGCGAGGAAAATTTTCCTCGTTCATCTTTGCGCGATCGTTTGCTTTTGGATCGTTTATTTTGCGGCGCCTAGTCTTTTTAATCCGTTTCCGCGAAGCGTGATTTTTATCGACGCCGTTATCTCGTGCCTGCTAATCGGAAATTTAAGGATCGCCAAGCGTATGTTTTTAGACTTTTCTAAAAAGCCGCACACGGGCGAGCCTTGCGTAGTTATCGGCGCTACGTCAAAGGCGCTTCACGTTTTAAAGGGGCTTAGGCAGGGCTATATCGATCTATATGCCGTGGGCGTGGTAGACGGCAGGAGCGATCTAGTCGGCACTTACTGCGACGGATTTTTAGTGCAACCAAAGAGCCAAATCGCAAATTTGATCAAAGAGTACAACGTAAAAACCGCTATCATCGCGCTAGCACTCGGTCAAGACGAGCTGGCGGAGCTTTTTGACGAGCTTACGGCTTACGGTATCCGCGATATTAAGATCTTCTCGATGTTTGGTACGGGCAAGGACGCGATCAAAGATATCTCGATCGAGGATCTGCTAGCTAGAAAGCCAAAAGACCTAGATAGCACTGCGGTGGAGAAATTTTTAGGCGGTAAGGTCGTTTTGGTCACGGGAGCCGGCGGCAGTATCGGTAGTGAAATTTGCAAGCAGTGCTTGAAATTTGGCGTTAGCAAGCTAATCATGATCGATCACAGCGAGTTTAATCTCTATAAAATCGGCGAGATAACCCACAGCGACAAAACCGTGAGCAAGATGATAAATATCGTAAACGAAGCGGACTTGCGCACGGTGTTTGAGGAGTTTAGGCCGCAGATCGCGATCCATGCCGCAGCCTATAAGCACGTGCCGCTTTGCGAAGCAAACCCGAAGGCTGCTGTCGTAAATAACATAATAGGCACTAAAATTTTGATCGATTTATCTATCGAATACGGCGTTAGCAAGGTCGTGATGATCTCATCGGATAAGGCTGTGCGCCCGACTAATATCATGGGTGCGACTAAGCGCGTGTGCGAGCTTTACGCGCTAAACTCGAATTTGCCTGCTAAAACCGAGATAGTCGCAGTGCGTTTTGGCAACGTGCTAGGCTCAAGCGGCAGCGTAATACCGAAATTTAAAGAACAAATCGAAAATAATAAACCGCTAACCGTCACGCACCCTGACATCACGAGGTATTTTATGCTGGTTTCCGAGGCCTGTCAGCTCGTGCTTCAGGCCGCCTCGATAGCAAAGGGCGGCGAGCTTTTCGTGCTTGATATGGGCGAGCCGATAAAGATCGCCGATCTAGCTAAAAAGATGCTGATTTTATCAAACAAAGAACACCTGGGCGTCGAATTCGTCGGTCTTCGTCCGGGCGAGAAGCTTTATGAGGAGCTTTTAATCAACAAAGACGACGTAAAAACCGAGTTTCAGTCTATTTTCGTGACGCACTCTAGCAAATACGACGTGGCTAAACTAAATGAACAAATCAAAAATTTAACGCACGCGGACGACGTTGCAGCGGGGCTAAAAGAGATCGTGCCGGAGTTTAATCACGCTCTAAATAAGGAATAA
- a CDS encoding PDC sensor domain-containing protein, producing the protein MTLQDIQRFSELRYKARAYICYLFSKNLPNRLPGVNAESIKSGFDKMAHEIEGFDAFYVLDANGVQIGDAVSLNEKYKAGGGENCSNKSYYYTAVREKRCVLSDPYPSSLTGELCVTASTPIYDDKGELKFVACIDVSLENILAIVSHGKLESYFGKFLKVVYAAFSVALFIIALFLFADALKGLLANDLLNIEVEKMFEHTIVLTLALAIFDLVKAIFEEEVLGKSKRGEDMENKTMIRFIGSIIIALAIEALMLVFKFAITAPDHIINAIYLIGGVAMLMIALSVYLFATKQRSSH; encoded by the coding sequence TTGACGTTACAAGATATACAGAGGTTTTCAGAGTTAAGATACAAGGCTAGAGCCTATATATGCTATCTTTTTAGTAAAAATTTGCCAAATAGGCTGCCTGGAGTAAACGCCGAGTCGATAAAAAGCGGCTTTGATAAAATGGCGCACGAGATAGAGGGCTTTGACGCGTTTTACGTGCTTGACGCAAACGGCGTGCAAATAGGCGACGCCGTGAGTCTAAACGAAAAATACAAAGCCGGCGGCGGCGAAAACTGCAGCAATAAGTCTTATTATTACACCGCGGTACGTGAAAAGCGCTGCGTGCTAAGCGACCCGTACCCGTCCTCGCTCACGGGCGAGCTGTGTGTGACAGCGTCCACTCCGATATATGACGATAAGGGCGAGCTAAAATTCGTCGCTTGTATCGACGTTTCGCTAGAAAATATCCTAGCCATCGTCTCCCACGGCAAGCTAGAGAGCTACTTTGGCAAATTTCTAAAGGTCGTTTACGCCGCGTTTTCGGTCGCGCTTTTTATCATAGCCTTGTTTTTGTTCGCCGACGCGCTCAAGGGGCTTTTGGCTAACGATCTTTTAAATATCGAAGTAGAAAAGATGTTTGAGCACACGATCGTGCTGACGCTGGCGCTTGCGATCTTTGATCTGGTTAAAGCGATATTTGAAGAAGAGGTGCTGGGTAAAAGCAAGCGCGGCGAGGATATGGAAAATAAAACGATGATTAGATTTATCGGCTCGATCATCATCGCGCTTGCGATCGAGGCGCTGATGCTCGTGTTTAAATTTGCCATCACGGCGCCCGATCACATCATAAATGCGATCTATCTAATCGGCGGCGTTGCGATGCTGATGATCGCGCTTAGCGTTTATCTTTTTGCAACCAAGCAAAGGAGCTCGCATTGA
- the hisH gene encoding imidazole glycerol phosphate synthase subunit HisH has translation MIGIIDYGAGNLRSVLNAFESLNLKARLAVRGEELVKFDKIILPGVGAFGEAMQKLKDRDFIPAIKEAAAGGKPFLGICLGMQLLFEQSEEFGVNEGLGLVKGRVVKFDPSKFDAPLKVPHTGWNTINFTKQTPINKDLAASEYLYFVHSYHVVCEDDAALGFSEYGYKFVSAVRKDNIFGFQPHPEKSYETGLKILRNFGEM, from the coding sequence TTGATCGGCATTATCGACTACGGCGCGGGAAATTTAAGAAGCGTGTTAAACGCGTTTGAAAGTTTAAATTTAAAGGCTCGGCTAGCGGTTCGCGGCGAGGAGTTAGTTAAATTTGACAAGATAATCTTGCCCGGCGTCGGGGCTTTTGGCGAAGCGATGCAAAAGCTAAAAGATAGAGACTTTATCCCCGCGATAAAAGAAGCCGCGGCCGGCGGAAAGCCGTTTTTAGGCATTTGTCTGGGTATGCAGCTGCTTTTTGAGCAAAGCGAGGAGTTTGGCGTAAACGAGGGGCTCGGGCTCGTAAAAGGGCGAGTGGTTAAATTTGACCCGTCTAAATTTGACGCGCCGCTAAAGGTGCCTCACACGGGTTGGAATACGATAAATTTTACCAAGCAAACGCCGATAAATAAGGATCTGGCGGCTAGCGAGTATTTGTATTTCGTGCACTCTTATCACGTAGTTTGCGAGGACGATGCGGCGCTTGGCTTTAGCGAATACGGCTATAAATTCGTAAGCGCGGTGCGTAAAGATAACATTTTCGGCTTTCAGCCGCACCCCGAAAAGAGCTATGAGACGGGGCTAAAAATTTTACGAAATTTCGGAGAGATGTGA
- the hisA gene encoding 1-(5-phosphoribosyl)-5-[(5-phosphoribosylamino)methylideneamino]imidazole-4-carboxamide isomerase produces MEIFPAIDLKEGKAVRLFKGEMSSAKIYSDAPWELAKRFEDMGAKWLHVVDLDGAFAGEAVNLKTVEKIAKAANLQIQIGGGIRDEARIKSYLDSGITRVILGSVALKDPNFTKEMAQKYRVAVGIDAKDGFVAVQGWAEVSQMRATELAHKFAGAGVEAVICTDISKDGTLSGVNVEFTSQIAKASGINTIASGGVKDISDIEALMRAGDVYGAIVGKAYYEGTLDLKEAFKLGR; encoded by the coding sequence ATGGAAATTTTCCCTGCGATAGATCTAAAAGAGGGCAAGGCGGTTCGGCTTTTTAAAGGCGAGATGAGTAGCGCCAAAATCTACTCGGACGCGCCGTGGGAGCTAGCCAAAAGGTTTGAAGATATGGGCGCAAAGTGGCTTCACGTCGTCGATCTTGACGGAGCGTTTGCGGGCGAAGCGGTAAATCTAAAAACCGTAGAAAAGATCGCAAAAGCCGCAAATTTACAAATCCAAATCGGCGGCGGGATACGCGACGAAGCGCGAATAAAAAGCTACCTTGATAGCGGCATAACGCGCGTTATCTTGGGCTCGGTAGCGCTAAAGGATCCAAATTTTACTAAAGAAATGGCGCAAAAATACCGCGTCGCCGTCGGCATAGACGCTAAAGATGGCTTCGTTGCCGTGCAAGGCTGGGCGGAGGTGTCGCAGATGAGGGCGACCGAGCTAGCGCATAAATTTGCCGGAGCCGGAGTCGAAGCGGTAATCTGTACCGATATCTCAAAAGACGGCACCCTTAGCGGCGTGAACGTTGAGTTTACCTCGCAAATCGCAAAGGCAAGCGGTATAAATACGATCGCAAGCGGCGGCGTAAAAGATATCTCTGATATCGAGGCGCTAATGCGCGCGGGAGACGTTTACGGCGCGATCGTGGGCAAGGCGTACTACGAAGGGACGCTCGATCTAAAAGAGGCTTTTAAACTGGGCCGCTAA
- a CDS encoding chemotaxis response regulator CheY, whose translation MKILVVDDSSTMRRIIKNTLQRLGHQEILEAEHGVEAWQILGQHSDINVLITDWNMPEMNGLELVKKVRAEAKYVDMPIIMVTTEGGKAEVITALKAGVNNYIVKPFTPQVLKEKLEDVLG comes from the coding sequence GTGAAAATATTAGTAGTCGACGACAGCTCTACTATGAGAAGAATTATAAAAAACACCCTACAAAGGCTTGGGCATCAAGAAATTTTAGAGGCCGAGCACGGAGTCGAAGCATGGCAAATTTTGGGTCAGCACAGCGATATAAACGTGCTTATTACCGACTGGAATATGCCTGAAATGAACGGCCTTGAGCTCGTAAAAAAGGTCCGCGCCGAGGCAAAATACGTCGATATGCCTATCATCATGGTAACGACCGAGGGCGGTAAAGCCGAGGTCATCACCGCGCTAAAAGCAGGCGTCAATAACTACATCGTAAAGCCGTTTACGCCGCAAGTTTTAAAAGAAAAACTTGAAGACGTCTTGGGCTAA